In Gammaproteobacteria bacterium, the genomic window CATAAGTACATGCAAAGACCGCATCTGTCCGGTTTTTCCGGCTTTGACTTCAACAGGAATGAGCCGGTGCTCATGTTGAATCAGGTAATCAACTTCTGCTGCGGAGCCTTGTCGCTCACGCGACCAATAATACAAAGAAGGATCAACATACGTAGGGAACATAAGGCGCAACCCTTGCCCAATAAACTGTTCCGCAAGCCCACCTTCATTAATGAGAGAAAATTTCTCGCCCAAACGTGGCTTTAACACTAACCCTAATGCGTTGGAAGCCAAACCAATATCCAGAAATAGCACTTTAAATACTTTGTTATGCACGCCTGCCGCAAGAGGCATGCCATCTCCAGCACACGCATGGACCGGGTGGCATATTCGAGCGAGCGTGAGTAAATGTAACGCTTGTTTAAGAGAGATGGCTTGTACATCTGAATTGACCAAGCTGTATTTCCACTGCTTGCCTAACATTTTAGGGACTGCGTACCAAATGTCTTCAAGGCGCTCCAGCGTTAAACGGTTACGATATTTTGCAAAATCTCCTTGGTAGGTGGTCACCAATTCGTGCTGAATTTCATGAATCAATGACAAATCTTGTTGCATAGACCATTGCTCAACCGCAGCAGGCAAACCTCCAACAAAGGTATATTCTCTGACATAATCAAGAAGTTGGTGGTGAATAATATCTGGAATCACGTCACCGATACGATATTGTTCTAAAAAGCCCACTAGCGCTTCTTGATGAAGAGCAAGCAAAAATTCTTCAAACGATAATGGCTCAATATACAGATAACTGACTCGCCCGACAGGCATACTAAAAGTGTGCTCTTCCAAGGCAAAATCAAGCAAAGATCCCGCCGCAATCACCGCCAGCTCGGGCATTTCTTCGGCAAACCAACGCAGTTTGGCCAATAACTCAGGAAAGCGCTGAATTTCATCTAAAAACAATAGTACTTGCCCAGTAACGAGTGAGATACCTAAGTGTTGAGCAATATTTTTTAACACTTGAACCGGATCATTGCTCGCAAATAAACTGATAAGGCGCGGTTCACGCTCAAAATTTAACTCGACTAATTGCTTATTTTCGATATCGGCCAAATGACGAACAAGCCACGTCTTCCCGACTTGACGCGCACCCCTTATAATTAAGGGCTTGCGTCGAGGGCTATGCAACCAGCGTTGCAATTCGGTTGTAATTTTTCTCTTCATTGAAACAGCATACCATCAACTTATTAAAGTTGCACCATGTTTTCATATATAGACCATCAAAGTTGACGGCAAAATATATTCTTATCT contains:
- a CDS encoding ATP-binding protein, with product MKRKITTELQRWLHSPRRKPLIIRGARQVGKTWLVRHLADIENKQLVELNFEREPRLISLFASNDPVQVLKNIAQHLGISLVTGQVLLFLDEIQRFPELLAKLRWFAEEMPELAVIAAGSLLDFALEEHTFSMPVGRVSYLYIEPLSFEEFLLALHQEALVGFLEQYRIGDVIPDIIHHQLLDYVREYTFVGGLPAAVEQWSMQQDLSLIHEIQHELVTTYQGDFAKYRNRLTLERLEDIWYAVPKMLGKQWKYSLVNSDVQAISLKQALHLLTLARICHPVHACAGDGMPLAAGVHNKVFKVLFLDIGLASNALGLVLKPRLGEKFSLINEGGLAEQFIGQGLRLMFPTYVDPSLYYWSRERQGSAAEVDYLIQHEHRLIPVEVKAGKTGQMRSLHVLMALREWSFAVRFNADFPSLTPLNLKTALGADAKYELLSLPFYLVNQLSRFLAV